The following DNA comes from Armatimonadota bacterium.
CTCGCCAATCCATTGTGTCTTTACGATGGTGTTTCATGGTTACCTGCTGAGATAGTCGATGATCGTTACATCAGTTCGCGGCCAGCTAGCCAGCGCCTGATGGGGATGATGCGAGTCACTCCCCCCAGACACCAGCAAGCCGTGACGCGCCGCCGCAGCCAGCAGGCGCTCACGGGTGGCTGCGTCGTGCGTTGGATAGAAAACTTCGATCCCATCCAGACCAACCGCGGCCATAGCTGCAATATCCTCGTCAGTCGCCGGTATCGCATAGATGCCTTTTTCCCGTCCGGGATGCGCCAGTACTGCCAGTCCTCCCAGATCATGAGCTACCCCGATCACCTCTTGGACGCTGAGTGGTCGGTAGGCAGCAGCGAAATGGGTAAGGATAAAACGCATACCGGCCTCTTCATCGCCTTCACCGGCCACCCGGCCCGGTAATTGATTGTGGCGGGCCAGCACTAATGCCACATCGGCGACAGTTGGTGGTCGATCACGATCACTCAGACCAGGCATGACAAAACCGGCAGCCGCCAGATCACGCAACAACTGCGCTGCATCGGCAGCATTACGATGAACCACCTCGGCACACAGATCGAGTAGTAACGGTGCTTCTGGATCAACCGCGTAGACAAGCGTATGCCACAATTTACCATTAAAGGCACTATCAATTTCAACTCCGCTCACCACCTGAACCCCGTAATGCATGCCGGCCATTGCCGTAGTGATGACATTGGCCGTCGTGTTATGGTCAGTCACCGCAATCACGGTCAATCCCTGCGCGGCTGCTGCGACCGCCAATGCTACCGGTGTCCAGGTTGCGTGATGAGGCGTTGCATTTGTATGAATGTGTAAATCGATCATGGTCGCTCCATCGGCAAGTTAGCTGCCTGCCACGCTTCAATCCCACCATCGAGCGCTGCTACCGGCCCGTAACCCAGATCGCGAAAGATTTGCGCTCCCCGCTGACCGGCTGTTGGTCGGCTGGCATCGCCATAGGTCACAATGATCCCACCCGGCGTCAATGCAGCCAGCCGCTGATTGAGATCAGGCGTAGCCAGACTCAATGCGCCGGGCAAATGACCGGCCTGA
Coding sequences within:
- a CDS encoding phosphotransferase, yielding MIDLHIHTNATPHHATWTPVALAVAAAAQGLTVIAVTDHNTTANVITTAMAGMHYGVQVVSGVEIDSAFNGKLWHTLVYAVDPEAPLLLDLCAEVVHRNAADAAQLLRDLAAAGFVMPGLSDRDRPPTVADVALVLARHNQLPGRVAGEGDEEAGMRFILTHFAAAYRPLSVQEVIGVAHDLGGLAVLAHPGREKGIYAIPATDEDIAAMAAVGLDGIEVFYPTHDAATRERLLAAAARHGLLVSGGSDSHHPHQALASWPRTDVTIIDYLSR